The segment CAAACAAAGATCAAGTTAAGTCAGGTTTAAATGTGCAAGGCAAATAAGGGCAGCCTTTTAAAACTGGTATTTAGAAAcataacttaaacttaaataaaatagtcagtcaaaaagcctttaaaaaaaacactgacctatCATTTAGCTTATGTTCACGTTTTTCATCAGAAAGATCAAAATATCtacattgcaagaaaaaaaaaaaaaaaagaacagtaaaaaaaatccttaaactgTCTGGCAAAAAGCCTTCTGAAAAACACTGAACTATTCTTTAGCTAATGTTCaagtttttctttagaaaaatcaAAAGATCTACATTGCAAGGGAGAAGAAGAGACCTCTGGGCATTTACAATATCCCCTGCTGTTGAAAATACCCTTTCACTGGGCACTGAGGTAGCGGGTATACACAGGTAGGTCTTTGCTAATGAAGACAGAATAGGATACCGCCCTGCATTGTCTCTCCACCACTTAAGAGGGCAAGCAGACAGAGAAACTAATGCTTCTTTGCAGTAAGAGTCAATTTCTGCCTGAATTCCACCTGTGACTTGATTACTGCTAAAAGAAGAGCCAAGGAGGTCCTCAAGGGCATGCTTCTTAAGAGGAGGCACAAAGCTTGCGCTGCTGTCGTCCAGATCTGCTGGATGTGGGCTCCTGGGCAGCACATCTTGGTCCTGGTTCATAAATGATAAAAAGACATTATATCagcattttgttacattttatttgaattctCTCAATTTTCTCTATGGCACAGCTTTAACATTTTTTACCTGTTGTTGCATCTGTGATGCTTTGAACTTTATTCTTTCAAAGAcgtcctctctctctccactgccTAGATGTTGCAAGGTCCGAAAGCGTGGATCCAAAGCACTGCTCTCCTGCATGAACTTTTCATCCTCTCCTTGGTATCTGTCAGTAAGATCCTTCAGAATGGCTCCCTTCATCTGAGCAATGGCATTTGAGTCATGATTATCTGTGGCCATGCTGTCTTGAATCATTTGTTTTAGTGGTGAAATGAGAGATATTGTTGGTTGCAACTCATCACAGAGAACAGTTGTGGCCTTTTTTATTGGTAAAAGAATCTTCACAAGATCCTCTGCATTTGCAATGTCAGATGTGTCCAAAGTGTCAATTTCACGTGACTTGTGTCTCAGTTCATCACTCAGTAGGGCTGCAGCAACAGCTTGTTGCTGTTCAAGGTAGTGCTCCACCATGTCCAGAGAGCTATTCCATCTTGTCACTACATCAATAATGAGTTTATGTACAGGGAGATTGAGTAGTTTTTGTTTGGTGGTCAGCACGGCTGTGGCTGTAGAACTGCGGTGAAAAAAACTTGCTACACGTCTGACTCTACCGAGGAGGCGGGTCACTGCGTTGACCTTTAAACCTGCTTGGGAGGCCAGGTTTAGTGTGTGCGCAAAGCACCGTATGTGAGGGGACAGTTCGGCTTCCTTTACTGCTACTTGCATGTTGCTTGCGTTGTCAGTAACAACAGCGATCCTTGTTCCAATCTTGTCCAGCCCCCACTCTTTGACTGCAGATTTAAGGACTTCAGCTATGTTTACGCCAGTGTGTGATTCGCTAAGCTGTCTAGTTTGTAAAACGTAACTCTGCATTTCCCATTCACTCGTCAAAACATGTGCC is part of the Carassius carassius chromosome 33, fCarCar2.1, whole genome shotgun sequence genome and harbors:
- the LOC132114342 gene encoding E3 SUMO-protein ligase ZBED1-like yields the protein MADSDTCKDENNNPEFEIVPAPAAFKSDVWKHFGFAVSKNAKGEKVVDRQWTMCKHCHSKLRYNTGNTSNMRSHLTTHHPEKFADSLTKKVLSGQKTLKEAFSTTMPHNSARAQEITRYIAEYIACDLRAFSAVDGKGFKRLVAKLEPKYQMPSRAHFSQTVFPALYRETKERVMLNLKRSECIAITTDGWTSRATHSYITITAHVLTSEWEMQSYVLQTRQLSESHTGVNIAEVLKSAVKEWGLDKIGTRIAVVTDNASNMQVAVKEAELSPHIRCFAHTLNLASQAGLKVNAVTRLLGRVRRVASFFHRSSTATAVLTTKQKLLNLPVHKLIIDVVTRWNSSLDMVEHYLEQQQAVAAALLSDELRHKSREIDTLDTSDIANAEDLVKILLPIKKATTVLCDELQPTISLISPLKQMIQDSMATDNHDSNAIAQMKGAILKDLTDRYQGEDEKFMQESSALDPRFRTLQHLGSGEREDVFERIKFKASQMQQQDQDVLPRSPHPADLDDSSASFVPPLKKHALEDLLGSSFSSNQVTGGIQAEIDSYCKEALVSLSACPLKWWRDNAGRYPILSSLAKTYLCIPATSVPSERVFSTAGDIVNAQRSLLLPCNVDLLIFLKKNLNIS